The proteins below come from a single Thermopolyspora flexuosa genomic window:
- a CDS encoding AAA family ATPase, with translation MAGEDLARTRERVAARLVGRERELELVLAAVAAGRDIVLEGPPGVGKTTMLQAITEEWGIPLVLVEGNADLTPAKLIGHHNPARVLQEGYDADNFVPGPLVQAMRDGGFLYIEEFNRAPDDVINTLLTAMAERRIAVPRVGVVQARPTFRVIASMNPYDNVGTTRLSTSVHDRLNRLAIGYQDAAAERGVVALRTGASGPLEDRLADDAVAVTRATREHPDVRQGSSVRGAIDLVLVARQLAALRGVRDPGDDAYPALVHDAMVVALSGRIHLDEAAEATPEQVLKEIWEDHFLLRPSAAAPG, from the coding sequence ATGGCAGGTGAGGATCTCGCCCGCACGCGCGAACGGGTCGCCGCCCGTCTCGTCGGCCGCGAGCGCGAGCTCGAGCTCGTCCTCGCGGCCGTGGCCGCCGGCCGGGACATCGTGCTGGAGGGGCCGCCGGGGGTCGGCAAGACGACGATGCTCCAGGCGATCACCGAGGAGTGGGGCATCCCGCTCGTGCTCGTCGAGGGCAACGCCGACCTCACCCCGGCGAAGCTGATCGGCCACCACAACCCGGCGCGGGTGCTGCAGGAGGGCTACGACGCCGACAACTTCGTGCCCGGGCCGCTCGTGCAGGCGATGCGCGACGGCGGGTTCCTCTACATCGAGGAGTTCAACCGCGCGCCCGACGACGTGATCAACACGCTGCTCACCGCGATGGCCGAGCGCCGGATCGCGGTGCCGCGCGTCGGCGTGGTGCAGGCCAGGCCGACCTTCCGGGTGATCGCCTCGATGAACCCGTACGACAACGTGGGCACCACCCGGCTGTCCACCAGCGTGCACGACCGGCTCAACCGGCTCGCCATCGGCTACCAGGACGCCGCGGCCGAGCGGGGCGTGGTCGCGCTGCGCACCGGCGCCTCGGGCCCGCTCGAGGACCGGCTCGCCGACGACGCGGTGGCGGTCACCCGGGCCACCCGCGAGCACCCGGACGTACGGCAGGGCAGCAGCGTGCGCGGCGCGATCGACCTCGTGCTCGTGGCCCGGCAGCTCGCCGCGCTGCGCGGCGTGCGCGACCCCGGCGACGACGCGTATCCCGCGCTCGTGCACGACGCCATGGTGGTCGCGCTCTCCGGGCGCATCCACCTCGACGAGGCGGCCGAGGCCACGCCCGAGCAGGTGCTCAAGGAGATCTGGGAGGATCACTTCCTGCTGCGGCCGTCCGCCGCCGCGCCCGGTTGA